A region from the Pseudodesulfovibrio sp. JC047 genome encodes:
- a CDS encoding DUF3089 domain-containing protein, whose protein sequence is MIRCLASGVFASFVLTLLTTFAVAGTSLPPFDATDVPHAPDYADRACWLVQPSAPDAHPVDVFWVYPTVLHDDVHWLMPVDNDELRTAATTSLTTQASVFSGQANVYAPLYRQMNMAALSLPHAETETLIQFGKDDIRQAFTYYLEHLNNGRPFILAGHSQGSEILTELMVASWGKFGCENRLVAAYLIGWSVTPDDLAANPALALCKNATQTRCIVTYNTVAPGRQTVAPTIRPGAQVTNPLSWATNDIFVPAKQNLGAVFFAADGTPTTVPHFTSAQILESGLVVQPLDPELVNSDLVSFPKGVYHFYDYSLFYENLKQNVHDRIQTFSRQ, encoded by the coding sequence ATGATTCGATGTCTCGCCTCAGGCGTCTTTGCCAGCTTCGTTCTGACCCTGCTGACGACATTCGCCGTGGCCGGGACATCACTTCCCCCTTTTGACGCAACAGATGTGCCGCACGCACCGGACTATGCAGACCGTGCGTGCTGGCTCGTCCAACCGTCTGCTCCAGACGCGCACCCAGTGGATGTGTTCTGGGTCTATCCTACTGTGCTTCATGACGATGTCCACTGGCTCATGCCGGTTGACAATGATGAATTACGCACCGCCGCAACCACCTCGCTGACGACTCAGGCCAGTGTCTTTTCCGGACAGGCCAATGTGTACGCACCGTTGTACCGTCAAATGAACATGGCCGCACTTTCGCTCCCGCACGCGGAGACTGAAACCCTGATTCAATTTGGCAAAGACGACATTCGACAGGCTTTCACCTATTATCTCGAACACCTCAACAATGGCCGGCCCTTCATTCTGGCAGGACACAGTCAGGGATCGGAAATCCTGACCGAACTCATGGTCGCTTCCTGGGGAAAATTTGGGTGTGAGAACCGACTCGTGGCCGCGTATCTCATCGGTTGGTCGGTCACCCCTGACGACCTGGCCGCCAATCCGGCATTGGCTCTGTGCAAAAACGCCACGCAAACACGATGCATCGTCACATATAATACGGTCGCACCGGGCAGACAAACCGTCGCCCCAACCATTCGACCGGGTGCCCAGGTCACCAACCCACTCAGTTGGGCCACGAACGACATTTTTGTTCCAGCCAAACAAAACCTCGGAGCGGTTTTCTTCGCCGCCGACGGCACACCGACCACGGTGCCACATTTCACGTCCGCCCAGATTCTCGAATCCGGACTGGTGGTGCAGCCGCTCGATCCTGAACTCGTCAACTCAGACTTGGTGTCCTTTCCCAAAGGGGTCTACCATTTCTATGATTATTCGCTCTTCTACGAAAATCTGAAACAAAATGTACACGACCGAATTCAGACATTTTCCCGACAGTAA
- the hisI gene encoding phosphoribosyl-AMP cyclohydrolase — MIRPDFEKMDGMIPAIAQDAETGEVLMMAYMNEEAWDKTLETGEAHYWSRSRNELWHKGGTSGHTQKVKSIRIDCDDDTLVLLIDQIGGAACHKGYRSCFFRELKDGEVTECSPIVFDPKEVYK; from the coding sequence ATGATCAGACCAGATTTCGAAAAAATGGACGGAATGATCCCCGCCATTGCGCAGGACGCCGAGACCGGCGAAGTCCTGATGATGGCGTATATGAATGAAGAAGCATGGGATAAAACCCTGGAAACCGGCGAGGCCCATTATTGGAGCCGTAGCCGTAATGAGCTATGGCATAAGGGCGGTACCTCGGGCCATACTCAGAAGGTGAAGTCCATCCGCATTGATTGCGACGACGACACCTTGGTGCTTCTCATCGACCAGATCGGCGGAGCGGCCTGTCACAAGGGCTACCGTTCCTGCTTTTTCCGTGAACTCAAGGATGGCGAGGTCACAGAGTGTTCTCCCATCGTTTTCGATCCCAAAGAGGTATATAAATAA
- a CDS encoding DegT/DnrJ/EryC1/StrS family aminotransferase, with protein sequence MPVRSKDNFLVFGAPLIEQPEIDEVVASMKSGWLGTGPKVAQFEKDFSAYLESGHAAACNSCTAALHLSLVALGLEPGDEVITTPLTFCASVNAIIHAGGTPVLADINPRTMNIDPDCIREKITSKTKAILPVHFAGRACDMDAIMAIAEEYNLKVVEDCAHAIETTYNGQHAGTFGDFGCFSFYVTKNICTGEGGMVVAREEDDIQKIKVLGLHGMSADAWKRFSDDGYKHYEVIHAGFKYNMMDLQAAIGIHQLKRVEKNFIRRCEIWDRYQKAFSKLTVGQPAPEEPGTRHGRHLYTLMLDPVPCGIDRDEFLMRMTKQNIGTGVHYLAIPEHPYYREQYGWKLEDTPHAVALGRQTVSLPLSAKLTDDDVTDVIEAVKICLED encoded by the coding sequence ATGCCCGTTCGTTCAAAAGATAACTTTCTGGTCTTCGGCGCTCCGCTCATTGAACAACCTGAAATCGATGAGGTCGTGGCGTCCATGAAATCCGGCTGGCTCGGTACCGGCCCAAAAGTCGCCCAATTCGAAAAGGACTTTTCCGCCTATCTCGAATCAGGTCATGCTGCGGCGTGCAACTCCTGCACAGCAGCCCTGCACCTGAGCCTGGTCGCCCTCGGGCTTGAACCCGGCGACGAGGTCATCACTACACCGCTCACCTTCTGCGCTTCGGTCAACGCCATCATCCACGCCGGAGGCACCCCGGTCCTGGCGGACATCAATCCCAGAACCATGAATATCGACCCGGATTGCATTCGGGAAAAGATCACAAGCAAAACCAAGGCGATCCTCCCTGTCCACTTTGCCGGACGGGCGTGCGACATGGACGCCATCATGGCCATTGCCGAAGAATACAATCTCAAGGTCGTCGAAGACTGCGCCCACGCCATCGAAACGACGTACAACGGACAACATGCCGGAACCTTTGGCGACTTTGGTTGTTTCTCGTTTTACGTGACCAAGAACATCTGCACAGGTGAAGGCGGCATGGTCGTGGCACGGGAAGAAGACGATATTCAAAAGATCAAGGTTCTCGGGCTGCACGGCATGTCCGCCGATGCGTGGAAACGGTTCTCGGATGACGGCTACAAGCACTATGAAGTGATCCACGCCGGATTCAAATACAACATGATGGACCTTCAGGCCGCCATCGGCATCCATCAGTTGAAACGAGTTGAAAAGAATTTCATTCGCCGCTGTGAAATATGGGACAGATATCAAAAAGCATTCAGCAAACTGACCGTCGGTCAACCTGCGCCGGAAGAACCGGGCACACGGCATGGCCGGCATCTGTATACATTAATGCTCGATCCGGTTCCGTGTGGCATAGACCGTGATGAATTCCTCATGCGCATGACCAAACAGAATATCGGCACCGGCGTGCATTATCTGGCGATTCCGGAACACCCATACTATCGGGAACAATACGGCTGGAAACTGGAAGACACCCCACACGCCGTGGCTTTGGGCCGACAGACCGTCAGCCTGCCGCTGTCCGCAAAATTGACGGACGATGACGTGACCGACGTGATCGAAGCCGTCAAAATCTGCCTGGAGGATTAA
- a CDS encoding cation-translocating P-type ATPase, translated as MIGRNSELNVYGELFRSEDFFKVVGGASLIPVAFFFRDSAFPGVPAVSWGSLLLLVSIAVNGLPIIWEAIQGLWKREINVDELVSIAIIACLLNGNYLEGAIVSAIMVLGALVEEAVSDSARSSIRALVEVTPETAVVDVDGEEVVRAVKDVREGDTLIIRAGETIPVDGTILTGRTAVNEASITGESIPVTKDVGSEVYAGTGCVDGFVRIRADRVGKDATIGRIIQMVEAAEQQKTESGKIVDKYAMWFTPIIVSLAALTYIFTRDIERSVTVLIVGCPCSFLLASPVSTVAAIGRAAKSGILVKGGRYLENIAPSSGFFFDKTGTITEGDPEVVEVSPVDGWNEVEIVRLAASVEKGSLHPLGIAIVKKAESMDIGFEVAGNIVTDAGRGISGFVDGRLVEIVTSEHVDDSGYTIVDVRIDGKRAGSISLQDSPRASALKAMEELRAQGIDDLAIISGDQTSSVASIAKRVGIERFYAGQKPDEKLEKITSYTQGTVVYVGDGINDAPALKAASTGIAMGLRGADVALETADIVLMNDRLDQLPFLVRLSRKMSRIIKLNILLSFAINFVSIIASASGLLTPIWGAVTHNVGSILVVSLAASIRFTKE; from the coding sequence ATGATTGGCCGCAATAGCGAGCTGAACGTCTACGGGGAGCTTTTTCGCTCTGAAGATTTTTTCAAGGTTGTAGGTGGAGCTTCACTCATTCCAGTGGCGTTTTTTTTCAGGGATAGTGCCTTCCCGGGCGTTCCTGCGGTGTCGTGGGGAAGCTTGTTGTTGCTTGTCTCCATTGCGGTCAATGGCCTGCCCATCATCTGGGAGGCGATTCAGGGGCTTTGGAAGCGGGAAATCAATGTTGATGAGTTGGTCAGCATTGCAATCATCGCGTGTCTTTTGAACGGGAATTATCTTGAAGGAGCGATTGTCAGTGCGATTATGGTGCTGGGCGCGTTGGTTGAGGAGGCCGTGAGTGACAGTGCGAGGAGTTCCATTCGGGCGTTGGTGGAAGTGACGCCCGAGACCGCTGTGGTGGACGTGGATGGTGAGGAAGTTGTTCGGGCTGTGAAGGATGTACGGGAAGGGGACACACTGATCATTCGTGCTGGTGAGACGATTCCGGTGGATGGGACCATTCTGACAGGCAGGACCGCAGTGAATGAGGCCTCCATCACGGGTGAATCCATTCCGGTGACCAAGGATGTTGGCAGCGAGGTCTACGCCGGAACCGGCTGCGTGGATGGTTTCGTTCGAATTCGGGCTGATCGTGTGGGCAAGGACGCCACCATCGGCCGGATCATTCAAATGGTGGAAGCAGCTGAACAGCAGAAAACCGAAAGTGGAAAGATCGTGGACAAATACGCGATGTGGTTCACGCCGATCATTGTGTCCCTTGCCGCGCTGACATATATTTTTACCCGCGATATCGAACGGTCCGTCACCGTGCTCATTGTTGGGTGCCCGTGTTCCTTTTTGTTGGCCAGTCCGGTTTCCACGGTGGCAGCCATCGGACGAGCCGCCAAATCCGGTATTCTTGTCAAGGGCGGTCGGTATTTAGAGAATATTGCGCCCTCATCAGGGTTCTTTTTTGATAAAACCGGCACCATTACCGAGGGTGATCCCGAAGTCGTGGAGGTCTCTCCTGTCGATGGGTGGAATGAAGTGGAAATCGTGAGACTGGCGGCCTCTGTTGAAAAAGGGAGCCTGCATCCGTTGGGAATCGCCATTGTGAAAAAAGCGGAATCCATGGACATCGGATTCGAAGTGGCCGGAAATATCGTCACGGATGCGGGACGGGGGATCAGCGGTTTTGTTGATGGTCGTTTGGTGGAAATTGTGACTAGCGAGCACGTTGATGACTCCGGGTATACCATTGTGGATGTCCGTATTGATGGAAAACGGGCAGGAAGTATCAGTTTGCAGGACAGTCCTCGGGCCAGCGCGTTGAAGGCCATGGAAGAGCTGCGTGCCCAGGGTATCGATGATCTCGCCATCATTTCGGGAGACCAAACGTCATCGGTGGCCAGTATTGCAAAAAGGGTGGGGATCGAGCGATTTTACGCTGGTCAGAAGCCGGATGAAAAACTCGAAAAAATTACGTCATACACTCAGGGGACGGTCGTGTATGTTGGCGACGGTATCAATGATGCCCCCGCGCTCAAGGCCGCTTCGACCGGCATTGCCATGGGCCTTCGTGGTGCGGATGTGGCTCTGGAAACCGCTGATATCGTCCTGATGAATGATCGTCTGGATCAACTGCCGTTTCTGGTGCGGCTCAGCCGAAAAATGTCCCGTATCATCAAGCTCAATATTCTGCTCAGTTTTGCGATCAATTTCGTGTCGATCATCGCCAGTGCTTCTGGATTGCTGACCCCTATTTGGGGAGCGGTGACACATAATGTCGGGTCCATTCTCGTGGTCTCACTGGCCGCGTCCATTCGATTCACCAAAGAATAG
- a CDS encoding MarR family transcriptional regulator: MKESELSGLIVEFFERLSAWEDDAVQGSGLTTAQNHMIEIVGHSGAIKMKDLAAKVGVTTGTLTVAVDRLEKKHLLQRVPHQTDRRSYLIQLTEAGHAVFHKHHALHLELTRTMLDKLTEHEAKDFKHILEKLMDTFHAHN, translated from the coding sequence ATGAAAGAATCTGAACTGTCTGGACTGATTGTCGAATTTTTTGAAAGGCTTTCCGCATGGGAGGATGATGCCGTGCAGGGAAGTGGCTTGACCACAGCACAAAATCACATGATTGAAATTGTCGGTCATTCAGGGGCGATCAAGATGAAAGATCTGGCCGCCAAGGTCGGTGTGACCACGGGCACCTTAACTGTGGCTGTGGATCGATTGGAAAAGAAGCATCTGTTGCAACGTGTCCCGCACCAGACGGACCGGCGATCGTATCTTATCCAATTGACCGAGGCAGGACATGCCGTATTTCACAAGCATCACGCCCTGCATCTTGAGTTGACCCGAACCATGCTCGACAAATTGACCGAACACGAGGCCAAAGATTTCAAACACATTCTCGAAAAACTCATGGACACGTTCCACGCCCACAACTAA